GCCGATCATGGTGGTCAGCCAGTTCACCCTGTACGGCGACGCGCGCAAGGGCCGGCGGCCCAGCTGGTCGGCGGCGGCCCCGGCCGAGGTGGCCGAACCGGTCGTCGCGGCCTTCACCTCGGCGCTGGCCGAGCGTGGCGCGACGGTCCGTACCGGCCGGTTCCGGGCGCACATGTTGGTGGAGAGCGTCAATGTCGGCCCGCAGACGATCCTGCTCGAACTGTGACCAACTCGGTGTCACACAGTGACGACCACACCTCGCGCGGAACGGCCGGCGTAGCCGGCCGATCACCTCGCGTACACCGCCGGTCGGTACGGGGGACATCGGTGACGATCAGCTCCCGGATTCATGCCACCCTCCTCTTCTCCTCACTCCGACTTCACGCCCCAACCGCCAAGCTTGTTGTCACCAGCGGCACTCCGCAGCTGGTGCCAACCACTTGTCGACGCGGGGAGGCGACTGAGAGTGGTCACACGCAGTATCGAAGACGACAGCAACTCGACCGTCACGGGTGTGCCGGCGGCCTTGGCGGCGACCGACACCACCGACACCACCGGCTCCGACGGCCAGCACGACATCACGGCCGGCTCCGAAGGCCCGTACCAGCACGACCTTGACGCCACTGACGACCGCGGCGCCTCCGCCGACCTGGTCCGCGCATATCTCAACGGAATCGG
The sequence above is a segment of the Solwaraspora sp. WMMD406 genome. Coding sequences within it:
- the dtd gene encoding D-aminoacyl-tRNA deacylase; translated protein: MRALVQTVSRASVTVDGEVVGSIDAGLLVLIGVTHSDSVAVAAAMARKVHELRIFPPEEPDGAGTQRSAEQIDAPIMVVSQFTLYGDARKGRRPSWSAAAPAEVAEPVVAAFTSALAERGATVRTGRFRAHMLVESVNVGPQTILLEL